A portion of the Myripristis murdjan chromosome 13, fMyrMur1.1, whole genome shotgun sequence genome contains these proteins:
- the ttc9b gene encoding tetratricopeptide repeat protein 9B, with product MHSTLLRSSPTKHTFVSEQHGPLQSRPLRDMEAKQHPIKSLKSYPETGGRSLAAAVGVDGGGGGYRAGSAEMEMEAKIQKAIDFKAEGHRCYKEKKFREAIGKYHRALLQLKGVHVVDGTTGSEVNLLNQAAAKLTEEQRRAVESTEIECYDSLTACLLQSELVNYERVKEYCLKVLGHQRDHFKAMYRAGIAFYHLGDYECALRYLRDAKNREPTDTNVLRYIQLTEMKMSKSGQRERESNKETQG from the exons ATGCACAGCACGCTGCTCCGGTCCTCCCCGACAAAACACACCTTCGTGTCCGAGCAGCATGGCCCGCTCCAGTCGCGCCCACTGAGAGACATGGAAGCCAAGCAGCACCCGATAAAGAGCCTGAAAAGCTATCCGGAGACCGGGGGCCGGAGCCTGGCGGCGGCCGTCGGGGtggacggcggcggcggcgggtaCCGAGCCGGCTCGGctgagatggagatggaggcgAAGATTCAGAAAGCCATCGACTTCAAAGCGGAGGGTCACCGCTGCTACAAGGAGAAGAAATTTCGGGAAGCGATAGGCAAGTACCACCGGGCTCTGCTCCAGCTAAAAGGGGTGCATGTTGTCGACGGGACCACGGGCTCGGAGGTCAACCTCCTCAACCAAGCCGCGGCCAAGCTGACAGAGGAGCAGCGGAGAGCCGTGGAAAGCACGGAGATCGAGTGCTACGACAGCCTGACAG CATGTCTGTTGCAGTCAGAGCTGGTAAACTATGAGAGAGTGAAGGAGTACTGTCTGAAGGTGCTTGGCCATCAGAGAGACCACTTCAAGGCCATGTACCGCGCTGGCATCGCCTTCTACCACCTGGGTGACTACGAATGTGCCCTGCGCTACCTGCGTGACGCCAAGAACCGCGAACCAACAG ACACCAACGTGCTGCGGTACATTCAGCTGACAGAGATGAAGATGAGTAAGAGTGGACAGCGGGAACGAGAAAGCAACAAAGAGACCCAGGGCTAA